One Oryctolagus cuniculus chromosome 7, mOryCun1.1, whole genome shotgun sequence genomic window, cagggtctcccacgtggtgcaggggtccaaggacttggaccatcttctgctgctttcccaggcacattagcagggagctgcatcagaagtggagcagccaggactcaaaactcacccatatgggatgccagtgttgcaggcagtggcttaacccattatgccatagcaGTGGccccctattttatttattttttaacctttattgattgatttgaaagagttaaatatATAGAGAAAGATCAACCATCTGccagttcagtccccagatggctgaagccaggggccaggagcttcatctgggcctcctgtgtacttgggccatcttcagctgatttcccaggctattagcaaggatctcgatcagaagtggagcagctgggacacaaccagtgccaaggcagcagcttaaccagctacaccacaactccggctgctccccacccctggttttatttttaaacacattaTAGTAAGATTTTATTAGTCAAGTTTATTGTAATGATCTTTCCCAGAGTAGAAAGAGCTTTGATATTTCAACAAATAGCAGAAATATGACTGttcaaactggtgccaatattAGGTGAAGTTTTAGTAAAACTGACTGGTTTCAATCTTAAAATACCGATATTATCTGTGGTTTCTGTATTTTAGTATCTGATTTAATTCATAAAGCGTTAATGAGGACTGTCATGTGCCAGGTTCTGTGGGCTGCTAAGGAGCACCTTGCAGACACAGAGATGGCAGTCATCATCcctgctctttttatttttttttaaagatttatttatttatttaaaaggcagttacaaagaggcagagacagagagagaggtcttccatctgatggttcactccccaattggctgcaatggctggagttgtgcagatctgaagccaggagccaggagcttcttccaagtctcccacatgggtgcaggggcccaaggagttgggccatcttccactgcattcccgggccatagcagagagctggattgaaagaagagcagccagaactagaaccggcgcccatatgggatgccagcacttcaggccagggcattaacccgctgagccacagcgccagcccccatccctGCTCTTAAAGGATTCACAGGTTTTAGGCAAGATAAATATCCAGTGAGGTGCATAACAATATAATAGGGTAAGTATTATGGCAGTTATTATAGTGTGCATTTGAAGTCGTGAAGAAAGCAACACAAAGGGGGTGGTAGTTATGAGTAGAAGTTTACCAAGCACAGAAGAGTAAGGAAGCATTTCAGACAAAATGAACAGGATGAATAAAGACACAAAAATGTGAAAGGGCATGGAatgttaaaagagaaataaaaacttcaagagagcaaaatatatataagtggcagagagagagatgagactaTATATTTCTTGTGGGGGCTTGATTGAGAAAATCCTTGAATGCTAATTTAGATCTCATCTTTTAGCAAGGAGGAGCTACAGAAAGGTTATAAGTAGGCTAATGGATTAATCAGATACATTTTTCTAGAAAGATAGTTGTCAAGAGGAGGATgagtagaaacagagaaagaccagCTAAAGTATTGAATAACCCAGATGAGAAATatgaggtggggctggcactgtggccaccgcctgcagtcccATGTcgacactagtttgagtcctggctgccccactttcaatccagctccctgctaatgtgcctggggaagcaacagagaatggcccaagtccttgagcccctgcacccacgtgggatacctagaggaagctcctgggtcctagctttggatcggcccagctccagctttgtggacatctgaggaatgaacagtggagggaagacctctctctctgtgtctctacctttctgtaactctgtctttcaaataaataaaataaatctttataaaaaaaagtagaataatCAGGTCtgaaactggtacccaaatgggatgctggcatcacagacgaaggtttaacctgctgtgccacaacacgggcctCAAGGGATATTTATAAAGCACTTTTGTTGACTATTTTGGTATGGGTAATGAAAAAAAGTATGAGTTGAGGATGCCATTGACATTTCTATTTGAGAAATTAGGTAGGTAGATGGTGATGCCAGTCACTGTACTCAGtgattaataaattatttcaaaataaatattgaaagaatGAAATTACAGTGTGAAAAGCATTCCTATGAGTGAAATGACCCAGGATTCTGGTTCTAACTCTGTCATTAACTTGTCAGATAATCTTAGGCAAATAGTTTAACCTCTCTGGCCCTCAGTTCCTCATCTTtaacagtgacttttttttaaggttgattttacttatatgaaaggcagagttatggggtggagggagagaaacaaagagagaaggttcttctatctgctggttcactccccaaaggacctcaacatccaggactggaccaggccaaagccaagagcctggaattacatctgggtctcccatgtgagtggcaggggtcccagtacttggaccatcctctgctgctttcccaggcacattagcagggagctagatcagaactggagcagctgggactcaagcaagCACTCatagatgctggcattgtgggcagcagcttaacctgtcacaacaccagccccaacagtgATTCTTAAAAGGGGTCCACAAGATCAAAACTATTTTCATAGTAATAATAAGACATTATTAACCTTTTTCATTCTCATGATATTCTGAGTGCACAGTGATTTTCAGGGGCAGCATGATGTGTAATATTGTAATAGATTGTAGAAGCAAACACAGCAATCCTGTTATCTTCTTAGACATTAAAGTTATttgtaaaaattcaaaacattggggccagtgctgtggcatactgggtatagctgccacctgaagtgctggcatccctatgggtgccagttcgaatcccaactgcttgcctgggaaaacagtggaagatggcccaagtccttgggcccctgcacccacatgggagacctggaagaagctcctagctcctggcttcagattggctgaaccctggtcattgcacccatttggggaatgaaccagtggatggaagacctctctttctctctttctgcctctctataactctgcctgtcaaacaaataatcttttttaaaaaattcaaaacattgcTTCTCgctacattttttgttttgttttggaaaaatatagtgattttcattaaaatatgtatattaacaTTTAATGGGGAggttagcactgtggcgtagtgggttaagctgctgcctgccgtgccagcatcccatatgggtgctgcttcgattcttggctgcttcgcttccgatccagctccctgctaatgtgcctaggaagcagtgaaaaatggtccaaatgcttgggttcctatacctacatgggagacctggatgaaacttctggctcctggccttctggctcctggcttcagtctggcccggctccaggcattgtggccatttgtggagtaaaccagcagatggaagatctctctcttgatctctctctctctctctctgtaactacctttcaaataaaaaagtaaatcttttaaaaaatgtaaagggttcattatttttaaataaatacttaataattttataatattttaaatactaacagcttctaaataaataaaagcttttttttttctataatttttaaaaggtaaagagaCCCTAAAGCCAAAAAAGGTAAAAGCTGCTGATCTGTAAAATAGAAGTGATTTCAGCCCTTTGTACTTGGGCATGGTTGTTTTGGGGCCAGATACGATTCTATACAATCACTTTAAAAAGCTTGAGCTGCTACGTGAGATCAGTCATTATTACCATCATTAATTTTggtgcctttttttaaaagatggaacaGATTAAGCGTGCAAACCGCCTTTATACAAATGACTCCATCTTCCTGAAGAAAACCCTCTACATCCCCATCCTGACAGAGCCCAGAGACCTGTTCAATGGTTTGGATTCTGAGGAAGAGAAGGATGGAGAGGAAGATGTACACCCAAATAAGGATGACGTCTGGCCACACCCAGCTGAGAGGAAGAAACAAGAGACAGGTGCAGGACGTGCCAATGGTGAAgtcctccccacacccacccaggacctctctgcctctgacttccTTAAGAAGCTGGATTCACAGATCAGCCTGTCAAAGAAAGCTGCTGCTCAGAAGCTGAAAACGAGGGAAAGCAGGTGAGTCTCACGTGGTTCCTGGGAGTTCTCCCAGAGACTCCGTCTTGCCCAGCCGCTGGTACGAATAAGTAAGCACAGCACCCACAGAAACAAGGT contains:
- the LYSMD1 gene encoding lysM and putative peptidoglycan-binding domain-containing protein 1 isoform X1 is translated as MASPSRQPPVGGSGLLQGSRTRSYGSLVQSACSPVRERRLEHQLEPGDTLAGLALKYGVTMEQIKRANRLYTNDSIFLKKTLYIPILTEPRDLFNGLDSEEEKDGEEDVHPNKDDVWPHPAERKKQETGAGRANGEVLPTPTQDLSASDFLKKLDSQISLSKKAAAQKLKTRESRVPGEDAGLHLNSPRMQQRAVLGPVPLTRTSRTQTLRDQEDEIFKL
- the LYSMD1 gene encoding lysM and putative peptidoglycan-binding domain-containing protein 1 (The RefSeq protein has 1 substitution compared to this genomic sequence) → MASPSRQPPVGGSGLLQGSRARSYGSLVQSACSPVRERRLEHQLEPGDTLAGLALKYGVTMEQIKRANRLYTNDSIFLKKTLYIPILTEPRDLFNGLDSEEEKDGEEDVHPNKDDVWPHPAERKKQETGAGRANGEVLPTPTQDLSASDFLKKLDSQISLSKKAAAQKLKTRESRVPGEDAGLHLNSPRMQQRAVLGPVPLTRTSRTQTLRDQEDEIFKL